AAATTTTTAATCAAAATGCTTGTTATAATGAGAATTTAAAGTATTGAAAATTTAAAAAATGGGTGTAAATTTTAAAGAATTTACACCCCCTAAAATAACTACAGTTTTGTTACCGCATTTCTCGTCATAACGCGTTTGCGATAGACATTTGCTACCTCAGTAGCATCTCCAACAAGAAGTGCGTTTGTAGAACAAATAGCCGCGCACATTGGCACTTTGCCCTCTGCGATACGGTTTTGTCCATATAAATGAAGCTCTTCGTTTGAGAAAGTTTCTTCTGGACCACCTGCACACATCGTGCATTTATCCATTTCGCCTTTTATGCCAAATGCCCCATCTCTTGGGAACTGCGGTGCACCAAAAGGACAAGCATAAAGGCAGTATCCACAGCCAATACACTTTTTCTTATCATGAAGCACGATACCATCGGCGCGGATATAAAAGCAATCCACTGGGCAAACTTGCTCACAAGGTGCGTCGGTGCAGTGCTGACAAGCTATGGTTGTTGAAATTTCTTTACCATGAACGCCGTCATTTAGAGTAATGACCTTGCGGCGGTAAATTCCCACTGGAACTTCGTGAGCGCCAGAGCAAGCAACTTGACAACCAAAGCAACTGATACATCTGTCATTATCAACATAAAATTTCATCCGTGCCATTATGCAAGCTCCTTACTTCCTAAAATTTCATCAAAGAACTGAGTTTTAAAGCCCATATCATCAGCTTTTTCTAAGCGGCAAAGACCGGCATTGTATTCTGAAATTTGCGTCACAGGGTCAAAGCCGTAGTTTGTGATAGTGTTTGAACTTTCGCCTATCGTATAAGGCTTTGTGCCCTCTGGATAGCGTGATGAAAGATCCACACCTTGCATGATACCCGCAAAGTTATACGGCAAGCAGATACGATCTGGTGTAACCGTTTGGTTGTGATAGCACTTTACTTTTATCTTTGTGCCTTGTGGGCTGTGTATCCACATCATCTCTTTATCGCCGATACCGTATTTCATCGCTAGTTCTGGATGAACATAGGCAAACATCTCAGGCGTGATAGCTGCTAGATACTTACTCGTTCGCTCAAGCATACCAGCACCACTTAAATTTACAAGACGAAGTGAGCTCATGATAGTTGGGAAGTCTTTGCTCCAGTCTTGCTTTTGCTGTTCGCTCTTAAATTTGCTCTCAACACGGAAATTTCTAGCCTGATCATCGATAGCTGGATACTTTTGAACTAGATCCCAGCGTGGTGAGTGAAGTGGCTCTCTGTGCTTTGGAATTTGATCGATAAATTCCCAAACAGACGCTCTTGCTCTTGCGTTACCAAATGGCGCAACACCCGCTTCACGGCATTTTTTATTGATAATACCGCTATAATCCATCATCCAGTTATCGCCCATCTGTGCTTTTTCATCTTCAGTTAGCGTGATACCAAGCACCTCTTCGATATTTGCTTTTGTGATTTGAGGATAGCCGCCTTTTACCTTTGCACCTTTTAGCTGGATACTCTCATCAGCTATCTGGCTAACACCATTGTGTTCAAGTCCAAAGCGATTTCTAAAGCCACAACCACCCTCGGTATAAGGCTTGCTTAAATCATAAAGTATCGGGGTGCCAGGGTGCTGTTTATCCCAGCAAGGCCACGGAAGGCTGTAATATTCGCCCTTAACATCGCCACCGATACCAATAAGCGTATCAGGGTCAAAATTTGCCCAGTTTTCTTGGTGCCTTCTTAAGCGCTCTGGCTGCCAGCCTTGCAGTCCGATAGACTGGCCCATACGAGCTAGCTCACGAGTCGCATCATCTGGCCATACAAATTTATCTTTGACAACTTTTAGCGTGTCATCCATTAGCAATGACTTTGTATATTCCTCATAAAAGCCCCATTTTTTAGCAAATTCAAACATAACTTCATGGTCTGGCTTGCTTTCAAAAAGCGGATCAACAACCTTTGTTCTCCACTGAGCCGCGCGGTTTGTAGCCACTACGATACCCTCGTTTTCAAACTGCGTTGCCACGGGTAGTATGTATGTATTTTCTTTTCTATCTGCAAGGATAGCTATCTCATTTACAAATGGCTCAGCCACAACAAGCAAGTCAAGTTTTGCTACCGCTTCTTGAATTTTTGTTAGGTGCGCCATAGAAGTTATACCAGTTCCTTGAACCCAAACAGCTCTTAAATCGCCACTTGAAAAAGTTTTTTCCTCTTTTAGCACGCCTTGCCACCATTTTGACAAGCTCCAGCCCTTTTCGTTTCTCCAGTTTCTATCCTCTGGATTTTGTGGATCATGATAAAAATACTCTGTAAATTTTGTCCCTTTAACTGGCTCACTGCCCTGCTTTGGCTCTTTTGTTGATACTGCAAAGCGTTTGACAAACTCATCAAAATCCTGTCCCCAGCCCTTACAAAAGTGCTTCCAAGCCGCATCGCCAAGACCGTAGTAAGTCGGCAAACTATCAGCAAGGTTGCCCATATCAGTAGCACCCTGAACATTGTCGTGACCGCGGATGATTTGACAGCCGCCACCTGATTTGCCTGCATTACCAAGAACAAGCTGGATAATAGGGAAAATTCTCGTATTTGAACTGCCTATTGAGTGCTGTGTAAGACCCAAAGACCATGCGATAGCTGCTGGCTTTGTTGTCGCAAAAAGTCTAGTTATTTGTATCAGCTGATCTGCTGGCACACCTGTGACATTTTCGACCTCTTCTGGCGTCCATTTTTCAGCCTCTTGGCGAATTTCATCTATGCCATAAGTGCGGTCTTTGATAAATTCTTTATCTTCCCAGCCATTTTTAAATATAAGATGAAGCATACCATAAGCAAACGCTATATCTGTGCCCGGTCTAACGCGCACGAAGTGATCAGCCTTTGCCGCTGTTTTTGTAAAGATAGGATCAACAACGATAAGCTTTGCGTTGCTTCTATCTTTTGCTTGTAAAAAGTGTTTCATACCACCAACTGGATTTGCAACTGCTGAGTTTGCACCTACAACCATGATGGCTTTTGAATTTGCCGCTATATCTCCAAAGTGGTTTGTCATCGCGCCATAACCCCAAGTATTCGCCGCTCCGGCGACTGATGCGCTATGTCAAATACGGGCAACGTGGTCTATATTATTCGTGCCCCAAAATGCTGCAAATTTTCTAAAATACCATGCTTGCTCATCGCTAAATTTGGCCGATCCTAAAAACTCAACGCAATCAGGACCATGCTTTGCACGAAGCTCAAGCATCTTATCGCCGATCTCATTTACCGCTGTCTCCCAGCTAATGCGTTGCCATTTACCATTTACGATTTTCATCGGGTATTTGATACGCTGTTTTGACTTGGTTAGATCGATCTGATCGATACCCTTACAGCAGTGACTTCCCTGAGATATAGGGTGATCTACCGCCATATCTTGGCGTATCCACACGCCGTCTTTTACCTCCGCTTCGATACCACAACCCGCTGAGCAGATCGAACATATCGTGCGAACCTTTTTTGAGCCTTCAAATGGGGCTTTTAATTCCGCATTTGTGGCTTTTCTGATGGTGTCGTTTGAGCCAAACGCCATGGTGCTACCAGCTCCAACGGCGGCAAGCTTGAGAAACGAACGCCTTCCCACTCTTACATCACTCATGATTTTCTCCTGTAAGCGATTTAGCCACTACAAATGCCTAGTAGGCGACTTTGTAGAATTTTTCCCAGGCTAGGCTCTTATGATAGAGCACCTCTTTTTTGTTTGATGTTCCGACTACAACGCCATTTCCATCAGCCGTTAGCTCCTCGCTAGTGACTTTTGCAGCCAAAGGTGTGGCTACTACGCCAGCTACGGCGCCAACTTTGAGGGATTTTTTGAGAAATTCTCGTCTGTCTTGTTTCATCCCAACAACCTTTCTTGTAGAATAATATGAAATTTTTGCATATTTCTTATCAAATCAGCGCAAGTATGATAAGCATCGCTGAAATTTCAAATTAACAAAAAGCCCTAAAATAGGCAACTTACCTAGCATCTTGATATGCTATCTTAACAATATGCAAATTTAGCATAATATTTAGAAAAGTAAATTAATATTGAATAATTAAAATTTTATTTTAAAAAGTATTTAAGGCTAATCATCAAAATCAGCCTTAAAATGAGAATTTATAACGCGGTAAATTCATCCCAATTCATCTTACTTTTAACAGTAGGCATCTTGGTTTGATAAGGCTTTCGCTCCATTGCAACTTCTGCAACACTTTTTTCGTTTGTATTTTTTTCAGGAGCCTGCACTGCAAGTATCGAACGCTCAAGCGATATGAAACTTTGTAATATAATCGCAAATGACTCAAAAAATTTCGCACACTTATGCGTTTTTAGCATGTAAGCAAACTCGTCTGCAAAGCCATTTATAAGCCTTTCAAAAAGCTCGCTACTTAGATCAAGCTCATTGCTTGGCTCGCACTCATCGGCTAAAAATGTAGACATCAAAAGAAATATAAAACCAACAAAATCCTCGCTATTTAGGCAGTTGCTAGTATCTCTTCGATAAGGGCTCTTTTTTAAAATTTCAATCACCCTAAGCCTTGCAGCGCCCTCATCACGCCCCTCTTCATAAAAACTCGCAGTTAGCGGGACATTTATATAACTTAGATCAAACAAAACCGAGTTTTGCTCATCAGCAAAAGTGGTAAAGTCAAATTTTTTTAACGCCTCAAATGCGTGCTGGCTTGCTTCATTTAGTGGGTTTTGTGAGAGCTGTTCAAGCTGTGTTTGCCAAATTTTAAACCGCTCATCATTTTCATAAAAAAATAGCGGTGTAGCAAAAAATTCGTAATAATACGACCTAGCTTTTAAAATTTCTACATTTTTATTCATAAATTTGCCTCTTCAAATAAGTTTTTATGCAAAAATAGCATATTTTATCTTATATAAATCATAAAATAAAATTTTAATCCTAAAGTGCTATATTTTTTCTTAATTACACAGGTATCAAGTCTGATTTTTATATATTTTTTTAAAAACAAACTTTACTAGTGTATTTAATTTGTAAAAAATTTTTATCTCACTAAAATCACATGAAAATAACATAGCTGTCATTTTTTATTCAAACTTTAAGAATATCTTTGATAAAATCACTGGCTTTTTTCATAAGTGTATGTAATTATATTAAAAAGGAAGACAGACATGAGACGCGGTTTTACGATGATAGAGCTTATATTTGTCATCGTTATACTTGGAATTTTAGCAGCTGTTGCGATACCAAGACTAACAATAACAAGAGATGATGCAGAGGTAGCAAAAGCAGCAACTAATCTTTCTACTTTGGTTGCAGATATTAGTGCGTACTATACATCACAAGGAACATTTGCACCGACATTTAAAGAGATGACAAATGTCCAAGTTGCTAACGAGGCAACAAGCGCCTTAAGAAGTGCAACATCTTTAGAGACAAAGACAGCAACTTTAAAAACAGCAGACAAAGAGTGTATTAAAATTTTTCTTAGTGGCGCAGTAGCTGGCGGTCAGCCTGCCACTCTTTTAATACAGCCAGGCTTAAACGCAAGTGAGCCGATATGCTCTAAAATTTTAGAAATGGGAACTGTAAAAGCTTTCACGCAGGCAAATTTTAAGTACACTCCAGCAGGTCAAACAGCGCCACAAGAGGTTAATGGTATAGCCATAAGTGGTATCGGAGTGAAGTATTAAGGGCTAGCAAGGTTGCGAGCCCTTTGTTTTAAGCTTTAGAAATTTTTGCTGGCAATGCCTGTCTAGCACAGGTGCCAACCAGCCAGTCATTTAGACTAAATTTTCCATTTCGCTTCGGGTCTATTAGACCAAGTTTGTTGTGATTGACACCGTTCTCTGCGCCTGCCACACGAAACACCTCAACTCCATCTATATAATGAGCTCTTGCACCAAACTCATCATGACCAAAACCGTGCTCAATGCTTATGTTACCACTCATTATGGCGTCTGTTACAAAAGCGATACCAGTTTGCTCGTTTTGCGGAGTTGTGACTTTAACTTTATCGCCAGTTTTTATGCCATTTTGTTTAGCAACATCAAGGGCGATTCTGATAAAATTTTGAGGATGTATAGCCTTTAGTTTTGGGCTAACTATACTATAATAATGTTGCAAATTTGATTTTCTTGTACTTAGAGCATATCTCCACTCGCTCTTTTTATAGAAATTTTCAAGTGGTGTAGAGTCGCTAGCTACTGGCAACATTAGCGTTGGCGTCCCTGGCATAAACTCGCCCGTAATACTATGCCTATGACCTCCAAGTGGCTCATAATAAATCGCAGCAGGCGTCGGTGCTGGCACAGGTTTTGCCATCTTATCGCCATTATAGGCGCTAGCATAAGTATCAAACCTACCTCCCTTTGCAAGTATATGCGCTACTTTTGGCTTCTCATCATCCTTTAGATATGGGTTTAAAATTTTCATGACTCGGTCTATCTTGCTGATACTCGCATCATCTTTGCTAATATCAGAAACTGGCTCGCCATCAAAAGCTATATTTGCCAAAGCTGCTGCATAATACTGCTCTTTAGTATGAAGCGGCATTGACTTTCCATCTTTATCCTTAAAGGCATTTTCGCCAAAACCCTTTAGCCCCATCTTTTTTGCTATGGCTATA
The genomic region above belongs to Campylobacter suis and contains:
- the fdh3B gene encoding formate dehydrogenase FDH3 subunit beta, whose product is MARMKFYVDNDRCISCFGCQVACSGAHEVPVGIYRRKVITLNDGVHGKEISTTIACQHCTDAPCEQVCPVDCFYIRADGIVLHDKKKCIGCGYCLYACPFGAPQFPRDGAFGIKGEMDKCTMCAGGPEETFSNEELHLYGQNRIAEGKVPMCAAICSTNALLVGDATEVANVYRKRVMTRNAVTKL
- a CDS encoding formate dehydrogenase subunit alpha, which produces MAVDHPISQGSHCCKGIDQIDLTKSKQRIKYPMKIVNGKWQRISWETAVNEIGDKMLELRAKHGPDCVEFLGSAKFSDEQAWYFRKFAAFWGTNNIDHVARIUHSASVAGAANTWGYGAMTNHFGDIAANSKAIMVVGANSAVANPVGGMKHFLQAKDRSNAKLIVVDPIFTKTAAKADHFVRVRPGTDIAFAYGMLHLIFKNGWEDKEFIKDRTYGIDEIRQEAEKWTPEEVENVTGVPADQLIQITRLFATTKPAAIAWSLGLTQHSIGSSNTRIFPIIQLVLGNAGKSGGGCQIIRGHDNVQGATDMGNLADSLPTYYGLGDAAWKHFCKGWGQDFDEFVKRFAVSTKEPKQGSEPVKGTKFTEYFYHDPQNPEDRNWRNEKGWSLSKWWQGVLKEEKTFSSGDLRAVWVQGTGITSMAHLTKIQEAVAKLDLLVVAEPFVNEIAILADRKENTYILPVATQFENEGIVVATNRAAQWRTKVVDPLFESKPDHEVMFEFAKKWGFYEEYTKSLLMDDTLKVVKDKFVWPDDATRELARMGQSIGLQGWQPERLRRHQENWANFDPDTLIGIGGDVKGEYYSLPWPCWDKQHPGTPILYDLSKPYTEGGCGFRNRFGLEHNGVSQIADESIQLKGAKVKGGYPQITKANIEEVLGITLTEDEKAQMGDNWMMDYSGIINKKCREAGVAPFGNARARASVWEFIDQIPKHREPLHSPRWDLVQKYPAIDDQARNFRVESKFKSEQQKQDWSKDFPTIMSSLRLVNLSGAGMLERTSKYLAAITPEMFAYVHPELAMKYGIGDKEMMWIHSPQGTKIKVKCYHNQTVTPDRICLPYNFAGIMQGVDLSSRYPEGTKPYTIGESSNTITNYGFDPVTQISEYNAGLCRLEKADDMGFKTQFFDEILGSKELA
- a CDS encoding Tat pathway signal protein, with amino-acid sequence MKQDRREFLKKSLKVGAVAGVVATPLAAKVTSEELTADGNGVVVGTSNKKEVLYHKSLAWEKFYKVAY
- a CDS encoding TorD/DmsD family molecular chaperone, giving the protein MNKNVEILKARSYYYEFFATPLFFYENDERFKIWQTQLEQLSQNPLNEASQHAFEALKKFDFTTFADEQNSVLFDLSYINVPLTASFYEEGRDEGAARLRVIEILKKSPYRRDTSNCLNSEDFVGFIFLLMSTFLADECEPSNELDLSSELFERLINGFADEFAYMLKTHKCAKFFESFAIILQSFISLERSILAVQAPEKNTNEKSVAEVAMERKPYQTKMPTVKSKMNWDEFTAL
- a CDS encoding type II secretion system protein, with protein sequence MRRGFTMIELIFVIVILGILAAVAIPRLTITRDDAEVAKAATNLSTLVADISAYYTSQGTFAPTFKEMTNVQVANEATSALRSATSLETKTATLKTADKECIKIFLSGAVAGGQPATLLIQPGLNASEPICSKILEMGTVKAFTQANFKYTPAGQTAPQEVNGIAISGIGVKY